TTTGGAGAAGTCACCATGTGCCAAATATTTGGTGACAGAAAAGAAAGTGGTCTGTTGGATATACCTGCTTGTTCTGATGAAATGGATCCCATTCGAGTTAGGGCACCTTTCTGTCAAATAATAAAATGACCATATTAAAACATCACACTAGAGGAAAAAAATTTCACGCTCCAGAAGTATGAAATCAGAGCTTACCTTGCTGTCATCCTTCAAATTATCTTTTAGTACCCTCTCCCTGTATTCTGTGCATTTGAGGAAATACACCAAAACGTTATTCACCCATGGCATCATTAGAGTAGAGGAGTGCTCAAAACAACCTCTCCCATTCAGTTCTGATGACTAATAGGCCTTGGCATAAGCTACCAAGTAAAGTTTTGCTATAAGTTGGGGCTTAATGCATTGATAGAATTAGAAGACTTTtacggtacacctaaatgagtacATGCCGTCCATTTTTTTCATCCGATGGTTTAGATTGGctcaatgatactctatcgcccaccagtatcataggtatcattaaagagtatcatgggtatcataaaagtaggattggaaaaaaaaaatatgataaacttgtaaattatatgtttaattagggaaggtcaaaatattagtttattcttcggataagctttcacttattctgttcatttcatttattagggttttcaccctcCATCGGCCGGTCGATGGGtggcgaaggtccgaagtccggtcagtcaatgacgtaattacccctaaagGTActaagataattacaataatacctactaaaatggacggttggatcacaacaataatactctccaccatctagtatcatggtgtactgtaaaggttctctagAATAATACCTTTGCCTTTTGATCTGCAGTCAGCTGTCCCATTTGCAGCATTTTGTCTAGTGCTCTCACAAACAGACATTGCTTGCCCCATAGGAGGCAGCTCATCACACACTTCAAATCCAGCTGAATGAGCAGTCATTGCAGTAGATGACCCGCTGTGGGAAGGCTCTCGAGATGCTGCACCGAGCCAAATTTGGTTCGCAGGAGCAACAAAGTTACCATTATTTGGTTCCATGGGCCTCTCGACTTGGGGAAGCATCAGGGAATCCTGAACTTGGGCAGTTGTCACTAGGGGAAAGATATTCGCTCCTCCAAGAATGTTCTGTTGGAACTGCTGAGTGTCATAAAATCCAAAAGAATTGCCTACTGAGGCGTCTTTGTTACAATGGCTAGCAAGCTTCTTGCGCTCGAGCGTATCCTTGAGCATGCTCACCACTGAGGTAACAGTATCTTGTGCTACCATATGTGGATTATCCAGAGGGGATGTTGATGAGCTTGAAGGAGATACAAATTTCGGAGTCTGAACAGGTGTGTTGCTCATTGGCGTGCTGTTTGTTGTGTTCGTAAAATCTTGTTTTAATTGGTCATTTGCTTCAATGCTTCCTGTAGTTATAGGTGCCATATGAGTTTGCATGGCAGCATACCTCCTCCTGCAAATATGACCAAATTTTGGAGAAATTTGAGGCAAAAACCATATATTTTCATGTGGAAAGGTAGTAGTGCACATGGAATCAGAAATTCCTGCCTTAGCTCTGACGAGCGACTTCTTGTCATTGGTTGAGTGCTGTGGAACCAGGCCTACAAATGaataaattgagaaaaaatATTGCCTTTTACTCATTGTATAACTTCGTGCATATAGTAGTAACTGGATAGTGAAAATGGCTAACTTTTGCTAGAAGTAGATCACTGGCTTGCATTCCTTTCTCTGCTGCATTTCTGTcgaaaaacaaaattaatatGGCTTAGACTATAAAGATCATAGTGAAGGTGATGCTGGCGCATAAAGTACAGTACTTGAGTGATTGCTGGTTGTGGTTATTCGGATATTCAACAGAAGGTATTGCTGAATTCTGCGGAATCAAGTTGTCAGTGACAAAATTTTGTTGACTGATGTCATGCTGTTGATTCGGAAGGCCAGCAGCTTCTGATGACAACCTGCATAGTTTTAACAATACCTTGCGAGTTAAGAGTTGTAAACTTGTAATTTACCAAATAATATCTAGTACTCATAATAGTAGCTCAATTTCATGTAAATTTCCACATTATGTTCAGTTAGCTGTGTAAAGTTCAGCACCATTTCCCAAAAAAAAGAAGTTCGGCACCGTTTACATGCTCGATAAAATAATGATCCCGTGCAGGACgacattttttcttcttctggaaATGCATGATTACAATAGgagttgttatttcatgctttcCGACCTTTAATTGGGTAGTATGATCTATTAAGTATCCCGAGCCATAAGATGCTTGGAAAGCTTTTTCTGAGGTTAGTATCAATTCAATCGTTGATCTTTATTTTAAGGTGTTCACTCCATCCAACTACACAATTTCATTCATCGGTGCATACTTACAGATCTAGCCAATATGGTTAATTCTGTACCCTGTTCCAGTATCTTACCTAGATGGTTGTCGAGGGCGATTGTTCACTGAACCAAATCCTGGGATCTGCAAACAAGCAGCCACTAATTCAGTATTCATGTTCATATAGCCTACAAATATATCTTTTGTGTACTCTCTCAAATGATAGAAGAGTGATCCTCGGCACATGGGGCCTTTTCTTCTGAAACATGAATTACTGCACAGGGAGGAAAGAAACGACAGGAAAGTTTCAGAATTTCTTGCCTCTCCATTCATCAGCCAGCTGTTGAACAATTCCTCGCTGTCTTCTCTGAAACTCTGTGACATGTTCCTGAACCCCAACATCTCCATACTCGGCGCTGCCGCCACGCCCATCGAGTTCTCCATCATCGCGTTCAGGAAGATCTCCTCGCTGGTGTTCCTGAACAAGTCGGAGAAGCCCCTGCCCTCCATCTCCATGAACCCTCTCAGCTCAACCTCCCTTCTCCTGATGAAACACTTGACCAGATTGACAACAGGAGTCCCTAAAAGCTGTCTTTAGTAGTACTGCACTTGTAGGGTCACTAAGGGAAATCACTTGAATTCAAGCAACTCGGCAGAAGAGTTCAAGCACAGAAGACATGTACTATGTGTGTATTGCACTAGTTGGGACTAAACAAACTGATGGCAGGTATCTTCTCCCTTCAGTGGAGGCAAAGATTCCATTCTTCTCGTTTTGTCTCATCAGTGGAAAAATTGGCCTCTGAAGAATTTGACTGCTTTAGCGTCAATGAACCAATGCGCAAAGGTAGTCTATATCAGGTATGTATTAACAGAAGATGTGTACATTGCTTGAACTACCCATCTCATTATCTTGACATCTTGTGTACATATGTTCAAATTGCAACACAAAAATCAGACAAATCTTTTGATAGCTGCTTCAGAATTCTCTTGCTATGTTCTATAGTTGTTCCAAGATATCAAATGTTTGAACAATTTGCGTCTATTTGTTTACGTTCCAAGTGTTCCTGCTTAGCAATTTCTAGTAGCTTGGCCCAAGGTGATGACAGCATCAATGATGCGTATTGACATAATACTATAATTCAGCAGTTGCAGGAAGTGGATGGCCAGTCTAACCGCTCATAGGCCTACACGGCATTACAGCGACATATTTGAATCATATACTGACGCAAGGCTCAAAAGTGCCGGTTTGGAGTCGCCCTGACATGAACTTCTCACCAGATCATTTCTTCAACTGGTTAGGTGAACTAGCTCTCTCAGTCTCCGTCTTGTTTAATTGTCGGTATGTCGACAGGAAAAGTTTTGCTGACACTGACAACCCTCATATTTCATTCTCCTGTCTAACTGAAATTTCTACATGCTCCTTTGTCTGCATCAGTCAAAGCACCATTTTACTGGTTAGGTAACTACAAAAGGTGTACTTTCTCAACAGGAAAGTACAGAACAATTGTGGTAGTACCGATCAATTCGCAGGAAAGTACATCTGATTGCACTGACACCGACCTTAATCTTTCGTATTCATTTTCCATTTAGAGAAACAAGACTCCGTGAGCTCTGACCAGGACAATCAACCAAGATCTCTCTTGACCGTCCAGATACATCCCAGATGATTAGGTGGTCTGTCTGCATCAGCTACGATCATACGACCAATACAATACAGCGAGTATTCTGTATTCTACAGAAGCTGTATCTTGCAATCTTGCACCGTGTAGGATAGTGATTTGTAGCCTGTGCTCGTAGCTGTTGTCCATTCCTGCAAGCCGCATCTTACGAGCGGCACAGCGACGGACTCTGCCGCCGGCGCGCGACGCGCATCCCCGACGTCGACCGTATCGTCTGACCTCGGAGGTTGCGTTTCTTAATCTCCTCCTGATGTAGCCGGAGTGCCAATGCAAACTGCAACTTGCTTTCAGAGCTTTGAAATTGTCGTAGGTGTACACGATGGAAGGAGCAGGTTCAGGGTGTGCgtgtgcctgcctgcctgcctgcacAATTCCGGGCAAAAATTTAAGAAGAGATATTGTATTTTTTCCCTCGCAGTTTTTGATGGGACCTCGATTTGAATATTTGATGAAAGGGGATCCAGAGATTATTACAATATTTGCAGTTCCTTGCAAAGCCTCTCACGGTTCCAACGGTCAGACGAACACGATCTCCTGAGCTGACCTGGGTTTGAGACACAGCATAGTACATCCTCTCTGGGTGctcttttttaaaatatttgtagtTCCTTGATGTCTTGGCACATGCTTCaaggttcagacttcagagtcGTTCAGTATTGGACATAAACTCAATGTATAGAGATGTGCTATGAAAATACTGTTGAACGAATATGTATAGAGATATGCTATGAAAATACTGTTGAACGAATACGTCAAGAGTGAGATTGTAGTTTTGATTTTAGATAGAATCcgaaaaagaacaaaatattatttgttAAATTACctcctaatttatttatttatttttattagtaaaactaGCCATAATATCTGTAACCGGTAACGATACGGAAAAGGTGGAGGATCAAGATTGTAACCGGTAACGATACAAGAAGGGTGAAGGATCAAGATGGTTTTTATTAGATACGAGAAGAGTAAGGAGAACAGGTGATGCGCGAAGTAACTAGTGTTTTATATAGTATTGATTTAACGTTGACAAAGCGTAAAACAGTAAACTATGACTTCATGCGGAGATGCACTCCCAGCCTACGTGGAAATGGGCCGACATGGCCCAGAAATGGTTAAAAATGGGCCGGCCCAATAAGGGCGGCTTCGTCTCTTCTAACCCCGCCCGCTCCCCCGTCTCGTTCGTCCCGAACCCTAGCGCGCCGCCAGTTCGCTTCGTCCCCTCCGGCTCGCTCCCAAGGTATCCGTCTCAGCTGCTCGTCTCGCGCAGTATTTCCAGATCGATCGATGCAGGCATGCGGTGGCAGTAGTATTGGCTGGCCGTTTAGTTCGATCCGGCCTCTAGTTCGTTCGTTCGTTCGTCTGGATCACGGGTTCTCCCTGTACGCGCCTTGGTTTTATTCTTTGTTATGTTGTTATGTGATGCGATTGAGATATCTTTGACCGCGGAAGAGATCGTATGGTTCCACTTGGAATCCACGCAGTAGGCGAAGTTTTACTTGGTAGTCCTGGTTGATTCGTGCGTAGTCTTCGAGCGTTCTTGGGATCTAGGTTCTAGAACAGTGTGCAAACCTTAGAGTTAGTAAGTTGGTGTGAATTGGTGTACTTTGTGGCACTGTTAGTTATTGGTGTGCTGTGAAGTAATCGCAAGGTGGTGTAGATGAAACCTATGTGTTCTTTTTGGTTGTTTGATTTGGTGCAGGTAAGGTAAGCAATGGTGAAGCACAACAACGTTATCCCCAATGGGCATTTCAAGAAGCACTGGCAGAACTATGTTAAGACCTGGTTCAACCAGCCTGCCCGCAAGCAGAGGCGCCGCATCGGTAATTCTTCTATCCCCGGCCATTTCTTCTCTGTACCATACCGTCTTTGTATGAGCAAGTTGCTAGTCTACTGATGCATGTGTCTATGATCAAATGTCCTTTTGGGTAACGTTGTGTATTGATTATGTTTAAACAATGATTTTCGTGTTCACCTATGAATCTATCATAGCCTCTAAGTTCTGTAATTCTAGTTGCATAGGTCTGAGGACATAGATTAACCAATTTGATGGGTTACTTGTCGTGGAAATTATTTGTAGTTGTTTGTTGTTATGTAGTGggaacttcttctttttttctggtGTGTATTTGTTCTCAATCTTTATGTTTAAATGTGAAAGCAAATTTTTCATGAAATACTCCACTTGAGAATTTGAGTACATGTCAGGTAGTTTCTGTTTGATGATTTACTTTTGGGTTCTGTGCACCGTATAATGTGCAAATTAGGCCTGAAGATGTCCTAATGTAACACTTACGTAAACTGTCTTGTTTGTTTTATTGTTAAATGCGCATATGATGCCAATGGATGTTTTAGACAATGTTTAGTTGCTGGTTTGTATATTTGctgaaataaattaaatttgCCTGGTTCATTCTAGTGCCACATGAGACATGAGTCATTAGGCTTTGGCTTGAATATTCtacttcaccttttcttttccttatgaGCTGATGACTAATGTTGTTGGTGTTGCCTTTTTCAGCTAGGCAAAAGAAGGCCGTGAAGATCTTCCCACGCCCCACTGCTGGACCACTTCGCCCCATTGTTCAGTGCCAGTCACTCAAGTACAACATGAAGTCTAGAGCTGGGAGGGGCTTCACACTTGAAGAGCTGAAGGTAAACTTGATTGCTCACTTGAGTAGCAATTTAAGCGAAACTGCAGCTACTATTATGAAGACTTGCCTATTATTCTCGTTGGACTGGTATTCCATTGACTTGTTGCACATTTCAGGCAGCTGGGATTCCCAAGAAGCTTGCCCCAACCATTGGTATTTCAGTGGATCACCGCCGCAAGAACCGCTCACTTGAGGGTCTGCAGTCCAATGTCCAGAGGCTGAAGACCTACAAGGCCAAACTTGTAATCTTCCCAAGACGTGCACGCAAGGTCAAGGTGAAGAAGTTTTTCCTCCCTGTATGGTCAAATTTTGATGATTGGTTCCACATGTCAAAGATGTCTTACAATTTCCCTTTTGCAGGCTGGTGACTCCACCCCTGAGGAACTTGCCACAGCCACTCAGGTCCAGGGTGAGTACATGCCTATTACCCGTGGAGAGAAGCGCGCGATTGAGCTTGTCAAGGTGACGGAAGAGATGAAAGCGGTCAAGGCCTATGGCAAGCTCCGAATGGAGCGCATGAACAAGCGTCACATGGGTGTCCGGCAGAAGAGGGCTGCCGAGGCcgagaaggaagagaagaagtaAACGGTTGATCTGTGACACCAAAAATAGATGTTCTGCCCAGATTCTGCCCTAGCTTCTGTTGTGAGACTGGCGTTTTGATGTTGCTATTTATTTACTGTTTTGAGATCGTTGAAGGAAAGCAAACTAACAATACTATCTTAAGATGATTCAGTATTTGGCTGCATGTACAAGTGGTTCTTCATATCTTATCTGGCCCTTTCTGAGTTGCCAACATGGTGGTTTTTTGCATCTGTAATTTGCATGTTCTGCTAGTTGCTGGAGTGCTGGTGTGGCAATGCAAGGCTCAACATAAATTTATAGTGTCCAGATACCACTTCCAACTGCTGTACCGCAGCACAACTTAAATGCCAGTAACTAAGGTACGACTGCATGGGAATTCTACAGAAGTCTTTTCTCgataaaatttcatcaaaaattatCTTCTAAAATACTCTTCGTTCAGGAACAAAAGCGTATTTTGTTCGATTTTAATCattgtttttttacaaaatttatagtttatagctacaaaaccaaTATGATGTGAAAgtattttgaaatatgaatctaattgtatagtttttatatactaaaaataCTTATAGTTTGATTAATTATtggtcaaaatatataaaaaatttgagttttttaaaataaaatacgtaTTGTATTGTTGAACGAGGTAGTAGTGCTTAGAAGGCACATAAACCTAAAAATACTTATTGTTTACAGCTCCAGCTATAAGAATTCTTAGAGCAGTGTATTTTTAGCTTAAAAatcattatatttatattttagactgaaaatagatacttaaataactttatattaatttataaacaCCAGATCTTAGGTAAAATTGAGAGATGGAGCCGTGTTAAACAGGATCTAATTCGTGTAATTATAATTTTAGAGGATTCTAATTCGTGTAATGGTAATGAAAAGTGAAAGATGAAATAATGAATTGGCACTGGCAGGCCCATAGAAGAACATTTGGCCCAATGGGTCCATGACGAGGCCCAAAGCCCGCGATTAGTTTGAGCCCATAAAGCTAACCCCCGCAGGGGATCGCTTATCCCCTTCGCCTCGTCTCCTCTCGCCTCTCAACTGAAGAGGAACTCGTCCATGGCGTCCACCGCTCTGGTGGGAGTGGGAGGCGGCATCTCTCTCTGTCTCGTTGCTGCCTGCGGCTGCAGCTCCACCTCCTTATCCTTATCCCTCCGCGTTGGCGGTGGCTCCCGACGGCATGGCCGCAGCCTCGTCCTCCCACGGAGAGGAGGCGCCGGAGTGAGTGTTCCCAGCCGCCGTCCACTTCttgccctccccccccccccccccccgtctcTGTGGCGTTCGAAAGTTCGTTGTTTTTGGACTTGGGTGGTAGTTCGTGCTTGGTTATCTTTGGATTCTTGCGTGTTGTGGCCTTGTGGGATCAGTGTAGGTGGTTCTTGCACTCAAATTGTGTGCAACTGTATTTACCTCTCATTTCTGTTGATTAAGTTAGGTGAAATACAAATCAGGGTAGAGTTATGACCTTTTGTTGAGTTCATTTCAATTCCCAACTATCAAGCCATTAGATTAGCTACAACATTTTTCGGTTGGAGGACTACTGCAACCTTTCACTGTGGAAAATTAGGACTTGCAACACCTTTTTTCCATGGGAACTGTATCATGTTGGATCAAAGAATCCTCGTCAGCATGAGATGCTTGGTTTGATGTGGTAGAGTGAATGTATGTGATCAGGGAGAGAGGACAACGAGATGGGATATGCTTCATTGTGCCAATGAGGTGAATGTGGTGACTGAGGATGACACCGTGGATGATGAAGCTACTGACGATGAAACAGACCCTGATGCTGCTACTGATGAAACTAGTGATGCCGATGGTGATACTGAAGATGCACTCCCTGACGATGTTGCTTCCGCTGAATGCATAAAGCAGCAGCCTCTCCCTTACGCTTCGGTAAGTACAGCAGAAGTATAATTTTGCTAAGCGCAAATGGAATGGTGGATATAATttccaaggaaaaaaaatggaatGGTGGATAGGATGGTAATGCAGGATGCTCTGGAGCCATACATAAGCAAGGAGACGGTGGAGCAGCACTGGGGAGTTCATCAGCAGATGCATGTGGAGAGGCTCAACAGCATGATCGGTGGCAATGAGTGGGAGGGGATGTCACTGGGGCAGATGATGCTCGCCTCCTTCAACGAGGGCAGGGAGCTGCCCCATCCTCCCTTCTTCCATGCTGCACAGGTACCATTGCACAGGTGCCGACTTGTATATCCTTCAAGTGCCTAATTATTGGCCATGTTTTCAGATATGGAACCATGATTTCTATTGGTGATCAATGAAACCTGGCGGTGGGGGCAAGCCCCCGGAGCGGCTTCTGAAGTTTATTAACATGGACTTTGGCTCCTACGACGGCATGATCCAACAATTCATGGATGCTGCAGTAACTCAATTTGGTTCTGGATGGGTTTGGCTTTCTTGTAAGTGATACTAACAACCACGCCTTCAAGTTTACTAAACCTGCACATGTTGATGCCATGAACTCTTTTCTGTTACTGCTTGTAGACAAAGGAAGCAAGTTGCCTTATTTCAATTCAAAAAGCCCAATCCCATCTGACAATTATGGTAGGCTGGTCATCTCAAAGACTCCAAATGCCATCAATCCTCTTGTCTGGGATCACTCTGTGAGTATCAACcctgcaccccccccccccccctaatcaTCATGAGTCCATGACTATCTTCCATAGGGGTCTCATGAATCTATTTCTTTGGCAGCCACTCCTTGCAATTGATGTTTGGGAGGTTTGTATGCTGCAATCAAGttccttttcctttcccttGCATTTTCCTGAAAAATTATCTTTACTGACAATTCTCTTCACATTGGGGAACAGCGTGCGTACTACCTGGATTACGATGTTAGATGGCAAATGATCTTAAACTTTCCTCAGTAGTTaaataattcatatttttttgacttagTTTGTATCTCGTTTTGTCCTTGCAGAATCGAAGGGCTGATTAAGTCTCCGCATTTCTGGAGAAGCTTGTGTCATGGGAAATGGTTGAGTCCAGGCTCAAGAAAGCAGTTGTACGAGAGGTGGAGAGAGATGGGCATATCAGCAGAAGGCATCTAAGGAAGCAACTTTTAGCTCGGGCGAAAGGCCAGAGTAGAGCTAGGCCTCGGCAGGGCAGACCAGCAGCGAGGCGAGGAGGAGACCAAGAAATCGCCAGCATCAGTCCCGCGGAAGCATGACAGTGCAGCTGGTACATAAGGTGCATCAGGTCGCTTGTGTAGCTGAATTGAGCCGCGAAGACGGCACCTGTCGCCCGGACAGCCATGGCAGACGATCAAATCTTTTGGATGGCAGCCTTCAAAGTTTATGAGCGCATGCTGGTTTGCAGAGGCTGCATACCCCACGATACTGCGCGGGCTAAGTTTTGGTAACTAGTTTAAGGGTAGAGGTAAAGTAGCTAGACAGTAATTCGCCTGCGAACTCAATTCAACCAAAACTAACAGGATTCATACCAGTTTTGTCTAAGCCAAAAAAATGGCTTGTATGACATGTGCTATTCTGAATGACAAaccaaaagccaaaaaaatggTTTGTATGACATGTGCTATTCTGAATGACAAACCAAAAGCGAAAAAAATTGCTTGTATATATGCTCAATTATACATAATCATGTCCAATTACAAGTATACATCTATACACTTCAAATGGCTGGTTGGATCGCCTCAGGCGGGCACTTACTAGGAACAATTTGTAGGTTCTGAATAAATATGTTGTTGGTTTCAGATAGGCTCTTTTATTTTGCGAGTGGTAAGAATGTACCACTTGATATGGAATATTTCTGTGCTCTGATTTATTAGCTAAACATGTCATTTATCCTACTCgtgttgcatttttttctcattgcaaGAATTGTTTGCATTGAATTGGAACCCCCAAAGTGCATCTACCTTGTTTGGTATCAGAGAAAGATGGGAGAGGAAGAGACTACTTATCGGTTGATGGTGTATGTTGCTGGAGCACTAGAGCAGTAGTTGGAACTTGGTGATCATACTTTGGGGTGTATATTAGTGAATCTAAGGTATCTATCAATCCTTTTTAATTTAATCAATTATAGTATTttgcccgtgcgttgcaacgggagGCAAAAATTCGTAGAACTTCTGAACCGTGTATCTGATATAGAGCTTGACAAATTTAGGTGCCGATACGAACACTGTTATGCAAAAATAGAGGACTGACCAAGCCATATCCATAACTGAATGTTTAAACATAATACTCTATCTCTAGAGGAGCAACTACTATTATATATGATGTTTTGTGAATGTTGGTTAACAAACTAAGATAGAGGTACATATTTAGGGAATTGTTACCTTGACGGCTTTGTGATGAAGAAGGAAAGTCATAGCGATGATGACGCTATGTGTATTGATCAATCAAGGTGATATTTTAGCTCCTGTAACACATGAGAATTAAGTTTTGGGATCAAGAGAAGTGTTGAAACAACAATCTCCACACTAAAATTCTAGTTCGAGGAAAACTACAGAATCTTTATATTAAATGTCATTACCTTCTAAACAATGGTTTATGATTAAAGGTTGAACACTA
The sequence above is drawn from the Phragmites australis chromosome 10, lpPhrAust1.1, whole genome shotgun sequence genome and encodes:
- the LOC133930977 gene encoding protein CYCLOPS-like, encoding MEMEGRGFSDLFRNTSEEIFLNAMMENSMGVAAAPSMEMLGFRNMSQSFREDSEELFNSWLMNGEIPGFGSVNNRPRQPSRLSSEAAGLPNQQHDISQQNFVTDNLIPQNSAIPSVEYPNNHNQQSLKNAAEKGMQASDLLLAKAWFHSTQPMTRSRSSELRRRYAAMQTHMAPITTGSIEANDQLKQDFTNTTNSTPMSNTPVQTPKFVSPSSSSTSPLDNPHMVAQDTVTSVVSMLKDTLERKKLASHCNKDASVGNSFGFYDTQQFQQNILGGANIFPLVTTAQVQDSLMLPQVERPMEPNNGNFVAPANQIWLGAASREPSHSGSSTAMTAHSAGFEVCDELPPMGQAMSVCESTRQNAANGTADCRSKGKEYRERVLKDNLKDDSKKGALTRMGSISSEQAADEGDPTKKRRVERSRKMAEAKERSSTPVIPSDMQAVLKRCENLEKEVRSLKLNLSFMNRKDSEQTKQIEELQKQNEDLTEEKERLLEEIERIVSDTNT
- the LOC133930975 gene encoding large ribosomal subunit protein eL13y, translated to MVKHNNVIPNGHFKKHWQNYVKTWFNQPARKQRRRIARQKKAVKIFPRPTAGPLRPIVQCQSLKYNMKSRAGRGFTLEELKAAGIPKKLAPTIGISVDHRRKNRSLEGLQSNVQRLKTYKAKLVIFPRRARKVKAGDSTPEELATATQVQGEYMPITRGEKRAIELVKVTEEMKAVKAYGKLRMERMNKRHMGVRQKRAAEAEKEEKK